Proteins encoded by one window of Branchiostoma floridae strain S238N-H82 chromosome 6, Bfl_VNyyK, whole genome shotgun sequence:
- the LOC118418600 gene encoding EKC/KEOPS complex subunit Tp53rk-like — protein sequence MADKVEKGPSLEGGSGDSLASSRKPTEIPTVAQMIEMQNKAASASGDSAAAGGGTGTPGSPQHPGFVLFKQGAEARLYRGTFLGKPAVLKERFSKKYRHPRLDEKLTTKRTQGEARTVARARKAGIPTPCIYFVNYQSNCIYMEDLRSATTSRDYIVAVQSVRGGDSFRALQPIMDKIGKTLATMHDGDIIHGDLTTSNIMLKQDSSMPEPQVVLIDFGLSSVSHLPEDKGVDLYVLEKAFLSTHPNTEELFSIILKSYTRHSRKSKEVIKKLDEVRLRGRKRTMVG from the exons ATGGCCGACAAAGTGGAGAAAGGCCCTTCCCTTGAAGGAGGTTCGGGCGATTCCTTGGCCAGTTCTAGGAAACCGACAGAGATCCCGACGGTGGCACAAATGATAGAGATGCAGAACAAGGCAGCCTCTGCTTCGGGTGACTCCGCTGCAGCTGGGGGAGGGACTGGGACTCCGGGCTCGCCCCAGCACCCCGGGTTCGTGCTGTTCAAACAGGGCGCCGAAGCCCGGCTGTACCGGGGCACGTTTCTCGGCAAGCCTGCTGTTCTGaag GAGAGGTTCAGTAAGAAGTACCGACACCCCAGACTGGACGAGAAGCTGACCACCAAGAGGACACAGGGAGAAGCCAGGACTGTGGCTCGGGCAAGGAAAGCAG GTATCCCCACACCCTGTATCTACTTTGTGAACTACCAGTCCAACTGTATCTACATGGAGGACCTGCGCAGCGCCACCACCTCGCGGGATTACATTGTGGCCGTGCAGTCCGTCCGCGGCGGGGACAGCTTCCGAGCCCTGCAACCAATCATGGACAAG ATCGGGAAAACCCTGGCGACCATGCATGACGGTGACATCATCCACGGAGACCTGACCACCTCTAACATCATGCTGAAACAGGACTCATCCATGCCGGAACCGCAGGTGGTTCTCATCGACTTCGGTCTGAGCTCGGTATCTCACCTCCCAGAAGACAAGGGGGTGGATCTGTACGTCCTGGAGAAGGCGTTCCTCAGCACTCATCCGAACACGGAGGAACTATTCAGCATCATCCTTAAGAGTTACACGAGACACTCAAGAAAGTCTAAGGAGGTTATCAAGAAGCTAGATGAAGTCAGGCTGAGAGGTCGGAAACGTACGATGGTTGGATGA
- the LOC118418591 gene encoding zinc finger protein 678-like: protein MATNISSRYDIASGSKGGSDSRLATTIPYRCEDCSKQFDQLGHLKTHMRTHTGEKPYRCEECSKQFRTSSHLKIHMRTHTGEKPYKCEECSRQFSQLGALTTHMQTHTGEKPYRCEECSRQFGQLLHLKRQMRTHTGEKPYRCEECSRQFSLLVALKTHRRTHTGEKPYKCKECSRQFSQLGALQKHMRTHTGEKPYRCKECSRQFSEQCSLTKHMQTHTGEKPYRCEECSRQFGRFDTLKSHMRTHTGEKPYKCEQCSKQFIQLSQLKNHMRTHTGEKPYRCEECSRQFSRLSLLKRHMRTHTGEKPYRCEECSRQFSRLSLLKRHMRTHTGEKPYKCEECNTQFSHLSSLKRHMQAHKGGKP, encoded by the coding sequence ATGGCCACAAATATCAGCAGCCGTTATGACATCGCCAGTGGATCAAAAGGTGGATCTGACAGCAGACTTGCCACCACAataccttacaggtgtgaggactgcagcaagcagttcgatcagctgggtcatctaaaaactcacatgcgaactcacactggggagaaaccctacaggtgtgaggagtgcagcaagcagtttagaaCATCAAGTCATCTAAAAATTCATATGCggacccacacaggggagaagccctacaagtgtgaggagtgcagcaggcagtttagtcagctgggtgcTCTAACAActcacatgcaaactcacacaggggagaagccctacagatgtgaggagtgcagcaggcagttcggTCAGCTGCTTCATCTGAAGAGACaaatgcgtactcacacaggggagaaaccctacaggtgtgaggagtgcagcaggcaattcagtcTGCTTGttgctctgaagactcacaggaggactcatacaggagagaaaccctacaagtgtaaggaatgtagcaggcagttcagtcagctgggtgcaCTGCAGAAacacatgaggactcatactggggagaaaccctacagatgtaaggagtgcagcaggcagttcagtgagcagTGTTCTCTGACAAAACatatgcagactcacacaggggagaaaccctacaggtgtgaggagtgcagcaggcagttcggTAGATTTGATACTCTGAAGAgccacatgcgcactcacacaggtgaaaaaccttataagtgtgagcagtgcagcaagcagttcattCAGCTGAGTCAACTGAAGaatcacatgcggactcacacaggggagaaaccctacagatgtgaggagtgcagcaggcagttcagtcggttGAGTcttctgaagagacacatgcgtactcacacaggggagaaaccctacagatgtgaggagtgcagcaggcagttcagtcggttGAGTcttctgaagagacacatgcgtactcacacaggggagaaaccctacaagtgtgaggagtgcaacacgCAGTTCAGTCATTTGAGTtctctgaagagacacatgcaagCTCACAAAGGGGGGAAACCCTAA